Proteins from one Candidatus Zixiibacteriota bacterium genomic window:
- a CDS encoding glycosyltransferase family 4 protein, with protein MRLLLVTQFFPPETGATQNRLGALVRTCREEGIDVIVVTAMPHYPAGRILPEYQGRIMKTELDEGVQVIRAWLFTHGRGKWWRMMSFLSFAVTALLVGMIRAPRVDVVIWETPPLFLGPTAWLLAKIKGARLVTNVSDLWPASILALGGLRDGTIMRCLKTMEQFLYRRSALISGQTQAIVADIAGRVPAVPVIHWGNGAEPVPEKKPDSESWRRRWGIASHRFLAGYAGLFGLSQGLEIIPQVAALTPDVVYVLVGDGPARTVILSEIARRRLHNVICVPTQPHENMPAVWSAFDCTLVCLKNLPLFRGAVPSKLFEAMASGTPVILAVDGEAAEIVESSGCGLVTPPGDVSAIAQAIARLVRNTEERQQMGRRGRLAIAEHYDRRALNRRFIGAIKPLVDQQRL; from the coding sequence ATGCGACTCTTGCTTGTCACACAGTTCTTCCCGCCCGAGACCGGGGCCACTCAGAACCGGTTGGGGGCGCTGGTGCGCACATGCCGGGAGGAGGGAATCGACGTCATCGTCGTGACCGCCATGCCTCACTATCCGGCAGGTCGCATCCTCCCGGAATATCAGGGTCGCATCATGAAGACCGAGCTCGACGAGGGGGTGCAGGTGATCCGAGCTTGGCTTTTCACCCACGGTCGGGGAAAATGGTGGCGGATGATGTCGTTTCTCTCCTTTGCAGTCACCGCTTTGCTGGTTGGTATGATCCGCGCACCCCGCGTCGACGTCGTGATATGGGAGACGCCACCTTTGTTTCTGGGCCCTACCGCGTGGCTGTTGGCAAAGATCAAGGGGGCGCGGCTCGTGACGAATGTCTCTGATCTGTGGCCGGCCAGCATTCTCGCACTGGGCGGACTCCGCGATGGCACGATCATGCGTTGCCTCAAGACGATGGAGCAGTTCCTCTATCGACGGTCGGCGCTGATATCGGGACAAACGCAGGCGATCGTCGCCGACATCGCCGGTCGCGTCCCTGCTGTGCCGGTCATTCATTGGGGAAACGGGGCAGAACCCGTGCCTGAAAAGAAGCCGGACAGCGAATCGTGGCGGCGTCGGTGGGGAATCGCGTCGCACCGATTCTTGGCGGGGTACGCCGGGCTCTTCGGACTCTCGCAGGGCTTGGAGATCATTCCGCAGGTGGCGGCACTGACGCCGGATGTTGTCTATGTCTTGGTGGGCGACGGCCCGGCTCGGACGGTGATTCTGAGCGAGATCGCGCGCCGCAGACTCCACAACGTGATCTGTGTCCCCACGCAGCCGCATGAAAACATGCCCGCAGTCTGGAGCGCTTTCGACTGCACGCTTGTATGCCTGAAAAACCTGCCGCTCTTCCGCGGTGCAGTTCCTTCAAAGCTCTTTGAGGCGATGGCGTCGGGGACGCCGGTGATCCTCGCCGTTGACGGCGAAGCGGCCGAGATTGTTGAGAGCTCCGGTTGTGGCCTTGTGACCCCACCCGGCGATGTTTCAGCCATCGCGCAGGCAATCGCCAGACTGGTCCGGAATACTGAAGAGCGGCAGCAGATGGGTCGCAGGGGGAGACTGGCTATCGCCGAGCACTACGATCGCCGGGCGCTCAATCGGCGTTTCATCGGCGCGATCAAACCCCTGGTGGATCAGCAGCGGCTGTGA
- a CDS encoding leucyl aminopeptidase → MTRIQLSSQIAGEPPSFRLLAVMVPEKADAAPAWTQKLPADLQAALRAALSAPGFSAKLGETSLVHSAGGASILVGMGTGTPTGETVRRAFAVLMQAAGKAKQLHVTAPLPSGRDARSVAENAVVGALLGNYRFSTYHSDSTKSKHSPPVETLILWEPNGARRREAARGLASGDVLAEATNRVRDLANTPANDLPPAALAKVASGWCQEAGVKLQVLGPSEIERAGMRAVLAVGGGSVHEPRFLIASYHGRKRRVAGARKRTPQAVDVALVGKGVTFDSGGITLKPGADMWEMRGDMTGSAVMLAAICAAAKLRLPLDLVALTPLVENMPSGAAYRPGDVIRMLSGLTVEIISTDAEGRLILADALTYAQRYNPRVIVDCATLTGAIRVALGEVRCGVFTEHDVLWRAMDQCARATGEKAWRMPLDEEYDEVIRSEIADMRNSGKQYGGASVAARLLRKFTGDYPWLHIDIAGVDVEDKGQALCPKGATGFGARLVIEWLRSRR, encoded by the coding sequence ATGACGAGAATCCAGCTTTCCAGTCAGATTGCCGGCGAGCCACCGAGCTTTCGCCTGCTCGCCGTCATGGTCCCTGAAAAAGCGGACGCCGCTCCGGCGTGGACACAGAAATTGCCTGCGGATCTGCAAGCCGCACTGCGCGCCGCGCTATCCGCCCCCGGTTTCAGCGCGAAGCTGGGTGAGACTTCCTTGGTCCATTCTGCAGGTGGCGCGTCCATTTTGGTGGGAATGGGAACCGGAACACCGACTGGTGAGACCGTCCGGCGCGCCTTTGCGGTCCTGATGCAGGCGGCAGGGAAGGCCAAGCAACTCCATGTGACCGCGCCCCTGCCGTCGGGGCGCGATGCCCGGAGCGTCGCCGAGAATGCCGTGGTCGGCGCGCTGCTGGGGAACTACCGGTTCTCCACCTATCACTCCGATTCGACAAAGTCCAAGCATTCGCCGCCGGTGGAGACGTTGATTCTGTGGGAGCCCAATGGGGCCCGTCGCCGCGAGGCGGCTCGGGGACTCGCCTCTGGAGATGTGCTGGCTGAGGCGACGAATCGGGTGCGCGACCTGGCCAATACACCGGCCAACGATCTTCCTCCGGCGGCATTGGCGAAAGTCGCGTCGGGCTGGTGCCAGGAGGCCGGCGTGAAGTTGCAGGTTCTCGGGCCCAGCGAGATCGAGCGCGCGGGAATGAGGGCGGTGCTGGCGGTGGGCGGTGGATCGGTGCATGAGCCCCGATTCCTCATCGCTTCGTACCACGGTCGGAAACGGCGGGTGGCGGGAGCTCGAAAGCGCACGCCGCAGGCCGTCGACGTCGCTTTGGTCGGGAAAGGCGTGACGTTCGACTCCGGCGGCATCACACTCAAACCCGGCGCCGACATGTGGGAGATGCGCGGCGACATGACCGGTTCGGCGGTGATGCTGGCGGCCATCTGCGCTGCGGCCAAGCTCAGACTTCCGCTGGATCTGGTGGCGCTGACTCCGCTTGTGGAGAATATGCCCTCCGGCGCCGCCTATCGTCCCGGTGATGTCATCCGGATGCTCTCCGGTCTCACGGTGGAGATCATCTCCACGGATGCCGAAGGGCGCCTGATCCTCGCCGATGCCCTGACATATGCCCAACGGTACAATCCGCGGGTGATTGTCGATTGCGCCACCCTGACCGGTGCCATCCGTGTCGCCTTGGGAGAGGTACGCTGCGGCGTCTTCACGGAACACGATGTCCTGTGGCGGGCGATGGATCAGTGTGCCAGGGCGACAGGGGAAAAGGCCTGGCGGATGCCCTTGGATGAGGAGTATGACGAGGTGATCCGCTCCGAGATCGCCGACATGCGCAATTCCGGGAAGCAGTATGGCGGCGCCAGCGTGGCGGCGCGCCTGTTGCGCAAGTTCACCGGCGACTATCCCTGGCTGCACATCGACATCGCCGGCGTCGACGTCGAGGATAAAGGGCAGGCTCTCTGCCCGAAAGGCGCCACCGGGTTCGGCGCGCGGCTGGTGATCGAATGGCTGCGGTCACGACGGTAA